atccCGATAGTTATAGTAGCTATGATTTTGATAATTGCAGTGATATtagaaatataaacttttttgaaGTCGATATCCTAATTACTTTGTAaaatcatgtatatgtgtatatatatgtgtgtgtgtgtgtgtgtatgtgtgtgtgtgtgtgtgtgtgtgtgtgtgttgataagaAGGGTTTTCCTTATCCTTCTATGCAAGGAAACTACATTTACGACTGTAgtctatattcatgtttatttaataatttccCAGGAGAAGTGTGGCGGCTGCACAAGCTGGTGCTGTGCGCGTCCAGCAGCCACTTCGAGAAGCTCCTGGGTATGCTGCCGCCGGGCCAGACGCCCATCGTGGTGCTGGACGGGCCGCACCCGCAGGACGTGGGGTCGCTCATCCACTTCATCTACCACGGCGAGGTGAACGTGGACCAGGAGAACCTGGCGTCGCTGCTGCGCACGGCCGAGAGCCTCAAGATCAAGGGCCTCGCCGAGGTGTCGTCCGTgaccggcggcggcggcggcggcggcggcgctgaaCACAAGAGCCCCGCAGGCGACGCCGACCGCCAGCGCCTGCACAGCAGAGGGCGCTCGCGACCCAGCAGTCGCCAAAGCGCGCCCATCTACGCCCTCGGCAGCGAATACCCGCTGGGCATGTATGGCCTGGTGTCGCAGGCGGTGGTGTCGCCGCAAACGCACGTACCTGACCCCATGGAGCGCGATCCGTCGCCGCTCAACCTGTCGTTCAGCGGCTCGCTCAAGAACATCCACGACGAGACGCCCCAGGAGCGCCAGGAGCGCCGCAACCGCCTCGATGACCTCCTGTACGCCGCCACGGAGCGCAGCAAGAAGGAGGAGCGGCGCGAGGCCCGGCGGGAGGCGCGCGAGGCGGCGCTgcgggaggcggcggcggcgcgcgACGGCCCAATCGCCCTCACGCACGATTCGGGCGCCACGCTGCTGCCGGCCCCGAAGCGCGCGCGCACCGccgagccgccgccgccgcggaCGGGCGGCCTGCCCGCCCACCCGGCCTTCCACATCCCCCTCCTCAACCTCACCGTTCCccccggcggcggcggcgctcaCCCCCCGCCGCACGCCGCCGTGCCCGCGCAGAACCCGCATTCCACAGAAGTCATACCTCATGCAGAACACGTGCCCACGTGcttgcaacagcagcagcagcagcaggatgAGCAGCAAGAGCAAGCGGACGAAGTGCAAGAAATAGAGACCATCGTCACAAAGCCATCGCCAGTCAAGTCCGAGAAATTCGACGTCACGAGGTGAGTCGCTTCCCTTTATTCGCTTTGCCTTAGGCGCTTGTCAGGCGAAGCATCATTGCCATGCTCTTCGAATTTCGTTTAAGCGTTGTTGAAGTCGGATTATTGAGATGGTCATGcaggttttttcttccattaacccttttcttccccctccctcgcccccgccccctcgcAGCGACGCGAGCGCCCTGGAGGACCCGGCCGTGAACAGCGACGAGAGCGACACGCAGAGCGCCCCCGAAACGCCCAGCGACCTCAGCGTTATGCCGCACCCGCAGGCGagaacgcccacgcccacgcccgccaACAGCATCCCTCCATCATCTCAGCTCACCTGCGGCGCCGCGGACGAACCCAACTCGTCCTCGTCCGCGTGCGGCACGCCAACCGCTCCCTCCAGCGCCATCAACGGGTCGTCGTCAGCGCCGTCGGTCACGCCGCCGTCGGACGCAGGCGAGGAGAAGGTGACGCCGTACTTCCACAGCATCCTGCGCCAGGTGGCCGACGGAGGCAGCGGCGGGGAGGCCAACACGACGAGCGCGCAGAGAGTGACCATCAACATGAGAACCTTCAAGGTAGAGTGGTTGCTCTGATCATATCATCCAGTCGTGCCAAAGTCCGCTGTCAAACGGCGATGGTACTGTACAGATTATAAGGATAAAGAGACACAGACGTAGATATGTTCGCCAGAGAATTCAGCACGAAATATTATATCCCAAACTCGCCAGGCGAAGGGAGAGGATACCTTTTCTCGAATTAGCCGCGGTGAATTTATCCCTTGCACTTCGTGTTGAAGTAGTATCactttttcccatcctttttcccAGACGCAGTGAAAGTGGGGAATTtatttgtgctctctctctctttgtggctTCCAGGAAGAATGGCGGAGGCAGCTCTTGGTCGACTACGACACCCGGACCAATATGAGCATCTGCATGCTGTGCTTCACCACTTTCAAGTCCTACGACGGCCCGAGAAAGAACACGTATGTGAAGCACGCCAAGCGCTTCCACCCGTCGCTCGAGGAGTACTCGGAGGAGGAGCGGGACCTCATCATCAGCATGTACGAGAAGTACCACAAGTACGACGTGGACATGCAGAAGGAAGTGAACAAGTCTTACAGGTAATGAGTCATCCGGCCATGCACACTGTCTGCGATGTCTTGATATCTATGGGATTATGTTGGTtgatatacatatgatttatgatgtattgtgaaatattcatagGATCAGCTAGTTCAATATGATTCTAATGCCTGAAAAGCATGAAGGTCTATTGATATGCATAGTCTTCTAGTAATTAGTATACATGATATTCAGACAGCTCGACCCTAACTCAAAACCCCCGACGTATGAGCAAACGCATTACACTTTTTTACACACCGTAAATGTCTCTTCCTAGACCGATCCTAACCACGCAACCTTCCAGAGCTGCCAATGCCATCGTCGCCCTGGGCAAGAAGGGCGCCAAGCACTGCGACATCGCGGCCGTGATCGCGGGCTCGAACGGCCTCACGGGCAAGGCGGGCGCGGAGGGCGAGGGCCACGACGAGGGCGCGGAGGTCGTCGTGTCCGAGGCCGGCGCCGTCAAGGAGGAGGAGGCTCACCACGTGCAAGGTAACGAGACTGGCGTTGAGGTCTTTCGTATTTTTCATTATGTTGTTTTATTAACATAGTCcttgtttatcattttcattttgtgttatagggattatttttctttggttTGGTGTGATTTTGTGAGCCTGTGAGAACGTTCTAGGAGAGAGTTCGTCCCTTTTTTTCTAGAAACGGTCACTGAGGAGGAATGTAGAGTTCGTAGATTTGATTCTTTTCTTGGCACGGTGTCTACCCTCCCTCCTGGACCAGCAAAGGCCTGGAGGTGAAGTTCTTAGCATTCTTCCCTTATTCTGTTTAAGAAATGAAGGAATAACGATGGAAATAGGGTAGTTTATTCATTTAGAGTCATTCTGACGGTATTCATGGGTTAAAGAAGAGCGAGTGAGACCACTGTTGCATCTGATTCCCATttcgagaaaggagaaaagagtaaattgtttcctatctctctttccccaggCAAAAGTCGTTCACACACTCCAGATAGTGAGATTAGTCTAGAAGCGAATGAGAAGTTATCCGACAGCTTCGACgccgaggaagggagagagaagctgGACAACAACAACATCTCGGCGGCGCAGTTGTCGAAGCGCAGTCAGATGAACACCCGCGCCAaagccgctgccgccgccgccgccgccgccgccgtgacCGTGTGAAGTAGTTACTCGTAGCTCTTGTGTCCAGGGCTCACTTGACCACTTTTCTATTTATCCCTTTATGTGATGAGTGACAACCAAGGAAATATACATGTGATATTTATAttcggaaggagaaagggaagcagTCGGCCGGCCATGTTGACGCGTTCCCTCCCCTGCAAGCCATTCCTTGGtgcttctttcgttttttattcttTGGGGTAAATCTGAATGGAAGGATCTTGTCTTTGATAATGGTtcggacaaagaaaaggaaaagagatagctATAATCCTGAAAAAAAAGATAGCTATTGCTTAAATTCCTAAGACTTTCTATTGTATTCCTATTATTGGCAACATATCACAAAggtctttttttctaatcttagGATTATGCAAATTAGGCGCCCATAACAGGAACCGTTAATCGACAAAGTATATTGCCATATCATTCCTTGTGCTCAAAGCTACAGTAGTAGGTCTGCTCTACAAATGTGTAGGATTGTAGGATCAGTGTGAAACATATTCCAGTGCGACCTCCTTCTTCGTCCGCCATAGGAAAAGGAGTTGCACCGTTACTAAACAATAAGCTTTTTATTGCTACCGAAGCACAGCATAATGAAACTTATTGCTGGTATACCTATAATGATATTTAAGCTAGTGCTAACGTAACGTTGTTATGccattttgttttgtgtatcaACTGATTTCCTTTTGTAGTTTTTACACCGGTTTTCACGTGCATGGGactgtgtgatatttttttctaggtAGAGTAGACTAGGTGACAAGAGACACACATTCCTTTTCGGTAGAGTAAATAGTAAGGAAGAAAGCGACCATTGATCAGAGAAAAAGAGGGCAGAGCAAGAggcggaaaaagaagaaaaaaaaggagaaagatttgCTCTTTCGCCTCCttggagaagaacaagaaaacacaccgTTTACCCGGCATTACAAAGCTGTTTGTTTATGCAATCCTCAAGCATTGTTTTCTAGAGGTGGTTGTCCCTATGTCGGCTGTAGCTTTTGTCAGTATCCACACCCAGTTAAACTTCTTTCTTCCAGCTCTCAGAAACAGCAGTTTTCACTTGTAGCTGCTTACTCCAGTTTTGATAAGTACCAAATACGAAAGGAAATAAGCTCccagtacatatatttttttccattttatgccaagatgatgatgataatgtataattcACACATCttcaataatagatataatgaacgAAAGAACGAAAATTAAACCCTGGCATGCAGTGTCCGATCGACTTGAGAATGCAAGAATGCAAAGCTAGTATACGTCGTGCCATGTCAAAGAGATATCACGCATATCTTTCTTCAAACAGAATATCCGAGTGGCCATATCAACCTTTATGAATTAAACCATATCATGTTGTTACAAGCACTGATTGTTACCTAGTTTTAGGTAAGTTGTAGTTGATGTATTGTGTTTGAATACATTTTTCTCAGAatgttatactttttatataattttgcagaGTCGTCCTCTTTTTATTACGAAAAGATCGTCTTTCACGGACTCCTGATGACAACAGAGtgctgtatatttttgtgtgcttTACATTTATTGCAGAATCTATATGACTTTAATTTAAACACATGATCAGTGGCCAAAAGCTGAATTGATTTTCTTGTGCCAAATATGAAGTAAGTTTAAGCTTTTATTTTAACGTGTCAGTAGTTTTTACGAGAGTAAGAAGACaacgtattttttgtgtgtatgtgttgctgaTTATTTATTTCTGATATGCAGTTTCTTCGTCGTATTTTTTCAGTTACATGGCTTCGAGAAATcccattgtgatttttttctcactGTCTCTATCACTCAGTcttatttcccatatatatagatatatatatgtaaagatatttttacttaatttcgGTTACACATTGCCATTGAGAACAACCGGAAcaaaacacaaagtaaaaaaaaaaaaaaaagtaaattttcacAAGATTTATTTggattcatttatttgtcttgtttaaaaaaatacaaatcagcTAAAACGTCGATATTGATAAGTATAGACGCCTTCCCATAGCTTCTGCTCATGTTTATCCAGTGGCCATAAGGCATAGGAATAATTTTAATACAAGCTTAATTTCACTGATATGCTctcttgaaaaaataatgatacgctGACGGGCTAGAGTAACGAAAAGGGTTGTGTGATGCGAATATGTTTTTAATTCAACCTGTTGGAACAAAATGATAATCGATGAAGAAAATTGtaatttttcataattgttactgatatcattattatgatttttattgttataattattattattattattattgatattagatattattattaataacattattgttattactactacttattatttttattaatattattgctgttagcaatattagtattagtattattactatggttataatcattataatcagtatcacctttcatagtatatttttatcaacataattagatttcattataattttggtgtaattttcatagaaaaaatataaaattaccgtAGTAGGAATTAAGAAACATATATTACGGCTTGAAGATAAGTATATTTGCTGAttttaaacggaaaaaaacatttataacatTACACATATCAACCGCAAATGACCTGATAAGAAAtggtatttatttttcatcattatcagtcacgTTTTCTATGCATATCGTTAacgagtaacaaaaaaaaaagtttgtatttgCCCAAAAAGATGATCTTATCTAGCATGCTTGATATCACGCTTGTtctgtgggaaaaaaggggtttgtcgctaagattttaaaaaagtaaagtatgaaatattaataataatagcttgTCCATGTCACTCCAAGTTCCTCAGTATTCAAGAAAACTCATTACGTGAGACCTGATTTTTTTCaactccctctccactcccctcttcctccctttgtcCACCCTCCACCACTCCACTCCCTCTTCGCTCCCCTTCACCACCCCGCCTTCCCCCCCATCCATCTtcacccccacctcttccctccgccAGCCCCCTTCATCACCTCTTTAAATCACCTTCAACCCGGCACCCCCTCATCGCCCCtaacctcaccctccaccctcatcctcaccctccatCCTCCAACCTCACCCTCCGTCCTCcaacctcaccctccaccctccaaccTCATACTCCAACCTCATCCTCCGCCCCCGCTTCGAGAGACATCTTTTTCGAGAAGAAGCGAACAACAATAATTCAACACACACGCGAATTCGCCAAGTATTACTGCTTCGCCAAGGCCGTCGACCTTTCCTGCCAAGTTGCCACTCACGAGAAGAGCTACCATTGCCTCGGCGACTTAGTGAGACTTCGcgagttctttttttattaagacTGAAAGTCCACCCATTAGAATAGATACTTTGCACTGGCTGGATTCTGTGTATACAGCTTTTTTTACTGTACTTGTATGGTGATTCATAATCATTAAATGATAATGTGGTTTTACTTTGAATACtgcaagagaaaagaggaaaaaaattgaagTTAAGGATTTgtacatttctttaaaattagGATATAGAATGTTtacatatctagatatacatatatatagattttctctctttttctttctcgcttctgtCGCCAGATGGAAGCAGTGAGATAGAATGGTGAACAcatcttgtcatttttttctttcttgtaaagaaaaaaagaaacaaatcttttttcttttttgaaatctCTAACGTGCATGTCTTcgtaatatgaagaagaaaaaacatatattcccTAAGGATAATTTTATCTCTAGTTGGAATCTCCTCGTCTTTGCATATCAGTTATACACGAAGCTTCCAGAATATGAGTGATAGCGTTGTGTAAACAATCTACACAAGGTGATTGTTTGTCTCGTAGGTGCCATATATGTGGAGTATCTGGCAGGGTTacaaaaacagatgaataaatgcgtaagtaattctctctctttttaagaaAATACAGATTAAACGTTCTGCCAAAACAAAAATGTTTGTAGGATCAAAACGTTTTGTGTACAAGTTGTTGATGTGTTTTGTCTTTcagcgttttcttttatttttatccgtttgaaatgtgattttttttctttagatatatattttaaatactctCCCTCAGATCGTAGAAGAAAAAACGGCAACtattttgtctcccccccccctcaagcagCTATATCGTTTATTTTAATGGTAGCTATAACTATAGCAAAATTGCCGTTATTTATTCCTGCTTTCTTGTTTTCTATTATGCCATCCATGAACAAGGCAAAATGTCATGTTTttaagttattgttattttcttttattcacgtAACCTACAACCCCTGATGGTTGGCTgggtaaatattataaaatttaaggaACAATTagttgccataaaaaaaaaatctggagaaTCTTCATATGTGTCATCTATATattgaaataaggaaaataaacttTTATCATTCCATATACTGTAGAATAGTTCTGGTGAATGTTAATGCGAATGACTGTCATAATGAGTGTGTGTAGGTATCGTATGACAGCTTGTCCTTTATGCAATTGTGATTTTTTCTACTCAGTGTAATGTACTAGAagcttaattaatatatatagaggctATTCCCTATCAGCAGATGATGCAGAAGAAGAATGAAACATATTCTCTAATCTCTTTGTATGGATTTGGAAAATGCGACCCGGATTTATGAGCCTCGGCAAGGGGGTACCCAGCTTAATGTTGGTTACTCTTTCGCACTGTCGGTACGCTGTtgcagatatttttttctgttgcgctctctctctctctctctctctctctctctctctctctctctctctctctctctctctctctctctctctctctctctctctctctctctctctccctctctttaccttttttttccaaagaggTTCATAAATACTCGTCCCATTTCAATAATTCTTTGACTCTTGGGAGGTCTTCTGACAaatgcattgtttttttattattattattatcgtctgtACTTTGTCTTTCTTCTATCAGTCGAGTCTTTGTACAAATTAATTTGAATTTAAGtttataatctttcttttttgtatatacataacaggATGACAAAGTTGATGTCTGACCTGCCAAGGGTTTCACTATGCAAATTATATCAATAAGCACAATATTGATATCACTTCACAAAAAGTATATCCCTCCcgtacattaaaatcataataat
The Penaeus monodon isolate SGIC_2016 chromosome 18, NSTDA_Pmon_1, whole genome shotgun sequence genome window above contains:
- the LOC119584507 gene encoding uncharacterized protein LOC119584507 isoform X1; translated protein: MGTFQKFCLRWNNHTTNLLGTLGHILASEQHSDVTLCCQGEVWRLHKLVLCASSSHFEKLLGMLPPGQTPIVVLDGPHPQDVGSLIHFIYHGEVNVDQENLASLLRTAESLKIKGLAEVSSVTGGGGGGGGAEHKSPAGDADRQRLHSRGRSRPSSRQSAPIYALGSEYPLGMYGLVSQAVVSPQTHVPDPMERDPSPLNLSFSGSLKNIHDETPQERQERRNRLDDLLYAATERSKKEERREARREAREAALREAAAARDGPIALTHDSGATLLPAPKRARTAEPPPPRTGGLPAHPAFHIPLLNLTVPPGGGGAHPPPHAAVPAQNPHSTEVIPHAEHVPTCLQQQQQQQDEQQEQADEVQEIETIVTKPSPVKSEKFDVTSDASALEDPAVNSDESDTQSAPETPSDLSVMPHPQARTPTPTPANSIPPSSQLTCGAADEPNSSSSACGTPTAPSSAINGSSSAPSVTPPSDAGEEKVTPYFHSILRQVADGGSGGEANTTSAQRVTINMRTFKEEWRRQLLVDYDTRTNMSICMLCFTTFKSYDGPRKNTYVKHAKRFHPSLEEYSEEERDLIISMYEKYHKYDVDMQKEVNKSYRPILTTQPSRAANAIVALGKKGAKHCDIAAVIAGSNGLTGKAGAEGEGHDEGAEVVVSEAGAVKEEEAHHVQGKSRSHTPDSEISLEANEKLSDSFDAEEGREKLDNNNISAAQLSKRSQMNTRAKAAAAAAAAAAVTV
- the LOC119584507 gene encoding uncharacterized protein LOC119584507 isoform X3, with amino-acid sequence MGTFQKFCLRWNNHTTNLLGTLGHILASEQHSDVTLCCQGEVWRLHKLVLCASSSHFEKLLGMLPPGQTPIVVLDGPHPQDVGSLIHFIYHGEVNVDQENLASLLRTAESLKIKGLAEVSSVTGGGGGGGGAEHKSPAGDADRQRLHSRGRSRPSSRQSAPIYALGSEYPLGMYGLVSQAVVSPQTHVPDPMERDPSPLNLSFSGSLKNIHDETPQERQERRNRLDDLLYAATERSKKEERREARREAREAALREAAAARDGPIALTHDSGATLLPAPKRARTAEPPPPRTGGLPAHPAFHIPLLNLTVPPGGGGAHPPPHAAVPAQNPHSTEVIPHAEHVPTCLQQQQQQQDEQQEQADEVQEIETIVTKPSPVKSEKFDVTSDASALEDPAVNSDESDTQSAPETPSDLSVMPHPQARTPTPTPANSIPPSSQLTCGAADEPNSSSSACGTPTAPSSAINGSSSAPSVTPPSDAGEEKVTPYFHSILRQVADGGSGGEANTTSAQRVTINMRTFKEEWRRQLLVDYDTRTNMSICMLCFTTFKSYDGPRKNTYVKHAKRFHPSLEEYSEEERDLIISMYEKYHKYDVDMQKEVNKSYRPILTTQPSRAANAIVALGKKGAKHCDIAAVIAGSNGLTGKAGAEGEGHDEGAEVVVSEAGAVKEEEAHHVQETVTEEECRVRRFDSFLGTVSTLPPGPAKAWRQKSFTHSR
- the LOC119584507 gene encoding uncharacterized protein LOC119584507 isoform X2, translating into MGTFQKFCLRWNNHTTNLLGTLGHILASEQHSDVTLCCQGEVWRLHKLVLCASSSHFEKLLGMLPPGQTPIVVLDGPHPQDVGSLIHFIYHGEVNVDQENLASLLRTAESLKIKGLAEVSSVTGGGGGGGGAEHKSPAGDADRQRLHSRGRSRPSSRQSAPIYALGSEYPLGMYGLVSQAVVSPQTHVPDPMERDPSPLNLSFSGSLKNIHDETPQERQERRNRLDDLLYAATERSKKEERREARREAREAALREAAAARDGPIALTHDSGATLLPAPKRARTAEPPPPRTGGLPAHPAFHIPLLNLTVPPGGGGAHPPPHAAVPAQNPHSTEVIPHAEHVPTCLQQQQQQQDEQQEQADEVQEIETIVTKPSPVKSEKFDVTSDASALEDPAVNSDESDTQSAPETPSDLSVMPHPQARTPTPTPANSIPPSSQLTCGAADEPNSSSSACGTPTAPSSAINGSSSAPSVTPPSDAGEEKVTPYFHSILRQVADGGSGGEANTTSAQRVTINMRTFKEEWRRQLLVDYDTRTNMSICMLCFTTFKSYDGPRKNTYVKHAKRFHPSLEEYSEEERDLIISMYEKYHKYDVDMQKEVNKSYRAANAIVALGKKGAKHCDIAAVIAGSNGLTGKAGAEGEGHDEGAEVVVSEAGAVKEEEAHHVQGKSRSHTPDSEISLEANEKLSDSFDAEEGREKLDNNNISAAQLSKRSQMNTRAKAAAAAAAAAAVTV